The following proteins come from a genomic window of Leguminivora glycinivorella isolate SPB_JAAS2020 chromosome 6, LegGlyc_1.1, whole genome shotgun sequence:
- the LOC125226869 gene encoding uncharacterized protein LOC125226869: MQPTAITRHLILKCFLRIKVEKMRIIMYRRKLDSVESNLFDKLGEKIRRVGEEDRRKPINAGVPRRHDRGHCGLYCLRYLTRSKPRPRFALYSRSPSLPAASRSSNRSPLVVIEILTTSIMKHKCN, from the exons ATGCAGCCGACGGCCATTACGCGTCATCTAATTTTAAAGTGTTTTCTGCgtataaaagtggaaaaaatgcgaATTATAATGTATCGAAGAAAATTAGACAGTGTGGAAAGTAATCTGTTTGATAAATTAGGCGAGAAAATAAGAAGAGTAGGAGAGGAAGATAGAAGAAAGCCGATCAACGCGGGCGTCCCTCGCCGCCATGATCGCGGGCATTGCGGACTTTATTGTTTGCGTTATCTTACAAGATCCAAACCGCGCCCTAGGTTTGCCTTATATTCGAGATCACCATCTCTGCCTGCGGCGTCGAGAAGTAGTAACAGGTCTCCATTGGTTGTCATTGAGATTCTGACGACCTCCATAATGAAGCACAAATG CAATTGA